The nucleotide sequence CTGAGATCATCGCCAGTTGCGGCTCTCACGGCCATGAGATCATCTTCATTGATGACGGCAGCCGCGACCAGAGTTTTCCCGTCATGGCCGAACTCGCCCAAGCTGACCCTGATATCCGGATCGTCAAGTTCCGCCGCAATTTTGGCAAGGCCGCGGCCCTGCAATATGGCTTCGATCTCGCCCGTGGGGAGGTCGTCTTCACACTGGACGCCGATCTGCAGGATAACCCAGCGGAGATCCCCAAATTCCTGGCCAAGCTCGACGAAGGCTGGGACCTGGTCTCAGGCTGGAAGCAGAAACGGCGCGATCCCCTGCACAAGGTCATCCCCTCCCGCTTCTTCAACTTTGTCACCGCCCTCACATTCAGGCTCAAGCTCAAGGACTACAATTGCGGCTTCAAAGCCTATCGCCGAGAGCTGGTGAAAGAACTGCACCTCTATGGCGAAATGCACCGCTACATCCCTGCTTTGGCCAATGCCCTGGGCTTTCGGATAGCAGAGATCCCCGTCGAACACCGCAAACGCCTCTTTGGCCGCTCCAAATATGGCCTGGAACGCTATTTGCGGGGATTCTTCGACCTGCTGACCGTCAAGATGGTGACCACCTACATCAAGAGCCCGCTTTACCTCTTTGGCAGGATCGGCCTGATCTCAGCGCTCCTGGGCACCGCCATCATCGTCTACATGGCCGTCCTGAAGATCTTCTACTATCAGCCGGTCACGAACCGCATCCCGCTGTTTCTGGGCATCACGATGATCCTGGGCGGGCTGCAGTTCATCTCCTTGGGCCTGATCTCCGAACTTATCATCAATCGCATCTCGCCGCTGCAGAAACTGCCGGTGTCCGTGGAAAAAACCGTCAATCTTCCTCCGGGAGAGGGCCAAAGCCAGTGAACCCCGCGGAAAAACTTTTCCTGGAGCGCTACATCAACGCTCCGGGACGCAATCTGCTGCGTTTCAGCTTTGTTTTCATGGTGCTGGGGATCATCCTTTCGGTGGGGATCCTTTCCGCCGCGCTGAACCTTTTTGAAGGCTATGAACGGGCCCTCAAAGAGGTTTTGCTGGATTCATTTCCCCATGTCCGGATCCAGGACGTCGGGGGCGGATACCTCGGTCCGGCCACTGTTTCCCAAACCGTGGCCTGGCTTGAAGGCCGTCCGGAGGTCGCCTCTTCAAGCCCCGTCCTGTCCTTCAGCCTGATGGCCTACAAAGGGGACAGGGTGCGCGGAAGCGTCCTGCGCGCCTATGAAGCTGGCCCCGCCGGCCAGGAAAGCATATCCAAATACATCAGTGAAGGCTCGGCCAGGCCCCAATCCGGCGAGGTCGTCGTAGGCCATTATCTGGCCAGGGAACTGGGCCTATCGCTCGGCGACACATTGAGCGTCGTCTATCCCCGCCTCGATCGCATCACGCCCCTGGGCATGTATCCCAACCAGCACAGCTTTGTGATCGCGGGGCTCTATAGATCGGGCTATTACGAATATGACCGCACCCTGATCATCAGCGGCATGGAGGACGCCCGTTCCATCCTGGGGATCAGCCTGGGCGTCAGCGGCATCGAGGTCAGGCTGAAGGGCGCGTATCTGGATGAAGCCTCCCGTTATGCCGCCGCCTGGGAACAAGAGCTGGACCGAAGCCTGTATGCCGCCCCGGTGGCCAACACCACCCTGCTGCGCCTGGTCAGGATGCAAAAATGGCTGATCTTCATCATCTTCAGTTTTCTGGTCCTCATCGCGGGAATAAATGTGATCAGCAG is from Candidatus Syntrophosphaera sp. and encodes:
- a CDS encoding glycosyltransferase family 2 protein, yielding MLLSFVIPVLNEQDSLRQLCSEIIASCGSHGHEIIFIDDGSRDQSFPVMAELAQADPDIRIVKFRRNFGKAAALQYGFDLARGEVVFTLDADLQDNPAEIPKFLAKLDEGWDLVSGWKQKRRDPLHKVIPSRFFNFVTALTFRLKLKDYNCGFKAYRRELVKELHLYGEMHRYIPALANALGFRIAEIPVEHRKRLFGRSKYGLERYLRGFFDLLTVKMVTTYIKSPLYLFGRIGLISALLGTAIIVYMAVLKIFYYQPVTNRIPLFLGITMILGGLQFISLGLISELIINRISPLQKLPVSVEKTVNLPPGEGQSQ
- a CDS encoding ABC transporter permease; translation: MVLGIILSVGILSAALNLFEGYERALKEVLLDSFPHVRIQDVGGGYLGPATVSQTVAWLEGRPEVASSSPVLSFSLMAYKGDRVRGSVLRAYEAGPAGQESISKYISEGSARPQSGEVVVGHYLARELGLSLGDTLSVVYPRLDRITPLGMYPNQHSFVIAGLYRSGYYEYDRTLIISGMEDARSILGISLGVSGIEVRLKGAYLDEASRYAAAWEQELDRSLYAAPVANTTLLRLVRMQKWLIFIIFSFLVLIAGINVISSVLTLIYDKKNEIAVLKALGAGPATVRNILGHQLTLVCLASIILGQLFGWLLSWLVVKQNFYRLKGDVYFIDRLELFVSPFNQALTFAVAGILVLLCIRIPLRRIDQMQVIDLLRNT